From Proteiniborus sp. MB09-C3, the proteins below share one genomic window:
- the holA gene encoding DNA polymerase III subunit delta: MDYKDMLKDIKNNELKRVYLLYGNEMYLKDYIISDIKKKYIDKAFESLNMIYIDGKETSTDSIINACETLPFMSDKKIVIVEDLPLFTSKKETSNLDEEELCRYLEKLNASSCLIFISNEAKIDNRKKVVKIIKQSGEIVQLLKLKDMDLIKWTQSIFSRNDKKISSTDIQYFLHQAGYYDASNNRTLYDLENEINKICSYLGERETVEKEDVKKGVIKSLQNNVFALVDALGQKKADEALSIFNDMILENEPIQLIFHMIIRQLRMLMLTKLYEEKGYSQGDISQKINVPTFVVKKLVSQTRNYSSSNLYMILEKALDVDRAIKTGKMEWKLAVEMFIAEISN, encoded by the coding sequence ATGGACTACAAAGATATGCTAAAAGATATTAAAAACAATGAATTAAAAAGAGTTTATCTCCTATATGGAAACGAAATGTACTTAAAAGATTATATAATATCTGATATCAAAAAGAAATATATTGATAAAGCATTTGAATCCTTGAATATGATATATATTGACGGGAAAGAAACGTCTACAGATTCAATAATAAATGCCTGTGAGACACTACCGTTCATGTCTGATAAAAAGATAGTCATCGTTGAGGACCTCCCATTGTTTACTTCTAAGAAGGAAACCAGCAATTTAGACGAAGAAGAACTATGTAGATATTTAGAAAAATTAAATGCTTCTTCATGTTTAATATTTATATCTAATGAGGCCAAAATTGACAACAGAAAAAAAGTAGTTAAGATAATTAAACAAAGTGGGGAAATAGTACAGCTTTTGAAGCTGAAGGATATGGACTTAATCAAATGGACTCAGAGTATTTTTTCAAGGAATGATAAAAAAATATCAAGTACTGATATTCAATATTTTCTTCATCAAGCTGGATATTATGATGCAAGTAACAATCGTACATTATATGACCTAGAGAATGAAATTAACAAGATATGCAGTTATTTAGGAGAACGAGAAACTGTAGAAAAAGAAGATGTAAAAAAAGGAGTAATTAAATCACTTCAAAATAATGTTTTTGCTCTTGTAGATGCATTGGGACAGAAAAAAGCTGATGAGGCTTTATCTATATTTAACGATATGATATTAGAGAATGAACCTATTCAATTAATATTTCACATGATAATCAGGCAGCTTAGAATGTTGATGCTTACAAAACTCTATGAAGAAAAAGGCTATAGTCAGGGGGATATTTCGCAAAAAATTAATGTGCCCACATTTGTAGTAAAAAAACTGGTATCTCAAACTAGAAACTATTCTTCAAGCAATCTCTACATGATTCTGGAAAAGGCACTTGATGTTGATAGAGCTATAAAAACAGGTAAGATGGAATGGAAGCTAGCAGTTGAAATGTTTATAGCTGAGATTAGCAACTAA
- a CDS encoding Spo0B domain-containing protein yields the protein MKRNFNIYTKKAIDIIFVINLSQVVLLTTVVIVYLSRDNLSFFPITGFDILLFGLIAISLINSYLVMRDIRFVNDLSLQNVMKSKSLEDITGLNNTLRAQRHDFLNHLQVVYSLIELNEYTEASNYIETVYKDIKKVNKILKTANTAINALLQAKLVDCENKNILVDLNIDTRLDRLSVPSWEMCRVLGNLIDNGIDAVKELREKGFINIEIGEKDSNYIFAIKNNGKQIPKEMSEKIFEPGYTTKENRGEGMGLAITKEITQKYNGRILVDSDQSATTFKVYIPIE from the coding sequence ATGAAGAGGAATTTTAATATTTACACAAAGAAAGCCATAGATATAATATTTGTTATTAATTTATCTCAAGTAGTATTATTAACTACTGTAGTGATTGTTTATCTATCAAGAGATAATTTAAGCTTTTTTCCTATAACTGGTTTTGATATACTTCTATTTGGATTAATAGCTATTTCATTGATTAATAGTTATCTAGTTATGAGGGATATAAGATTCGTAAATGATTTAAGTCTGCAAAATGTTATGAAGAGTAAATCCTTAGAGGATATAACAGGGCTAAATAATACTTTGCGTGCTCAGCGTCATGATTTTTTAAATCATCTACAAGTTGTTTACAGTCTAATTGAATTAAATGAATATACAGAGGCCTCAAATTATATTGAGACAGTATATAAAGACATTAAAAAAGTAAATAAGATACTGAAAACTGCTAATACAGCTATAAATGCATTATTGCAGGCTAAACTCGTAGACTGTGAAAACAAGAATATTCTAGTGGATTTAAATATTGATACAAGACTTGACAGGCTATCAGTTCCTAGCTGGGAAATGTGCAGGGTCCTTGGAAATTTAATTGATAATGGCATTGATGCAGTGAAAGAGCTGAGAGAAAAAGGATTTATTAATATTGAAATAGGGGAGAAGGATTCTAACTATATTTTTGCTATCAAAAATAATGGAAAGCAGATACCAAAAGAAATGAGTGAAAAAATCTTTGAGCCAGGATATACAACTAAAGAAAATAGAGGCGAAGGAATGGGCCTAGCAATAACTAAGGAAATAACACAAAAATATAATGGAAGGATTCTTGTAGACAGCGATCAAAGTGCGACAACCTTCAAGGTTTATATTCCAATAGAATAA
- the floA gene encoding flotillin-like protein FloA (flotillin-like protein involved in membrane lipid rafts): MPTIALILIIAVIIVVLALFFSLVPVGLWISAIAANVKVSIFTLVGMKLRRVSPHRVVRTLVKSRKAGLNLTSDQLEAHFLAGGNIDSVVNALIAAERANIPLEFERATAIDLAGRDVFEAVQMTVKPKVIETPNIAAIAKNGIELIVKARVTVRTSIDKLIGGAGEETIIARVGEGIVTTVGSVSTHEEVLENPDLISKTVLEKGLDAGTAFEILSIDIADVDVGRNVGAKLQMDQAEADKHIAQAKAEVRRAMAVAQEQEMVASVQEMRAKVVEAEAEIPRAMAKALVEGKMGVMDYYNMRNIMADTDMRESISNIGKAEKSEI; this comes from the coding sequence ATGCCAACAATCGCTTTAATTCTAATTATTGCTGTTATTATTGTAGTATTAGCATTATTCTTTAGCTTAGTTCCTGTAGGGCTTTGGATATCAGCAATTGCTGCAAATGTAAAGGTTAGTATATTTACTTTAGTAGGTATGAAACTAAGGAGAGTAAGTCCTCATAGAGTCGTGAGAACCTTGGTAAAGAGCAGAAAAGCAGGACTTAATCTTACGAGTGATCAGCTGGAAGCTCACTTTCTTGCAGGTGGTAATATTGACAGTGTGGTAAATGCACTAATAGCTGCTGAAAGGGCTAATATACCTTTAGAATTCGAAAGGGCTACTGCAATTGATTTAGCAGGTAGAGATGTCTTTGAGGCGGTACAAATGACTGTAAAACCAAAGGTTATAGAAACACCTAATATAGCAGCTATTGCTAAGAATGGTATAGAGCTTATAGTAAAGGCAAGAGTTACAGTTAGAACAAGTATAGATAAATTAATTGGTGGAGCAGGAGAAGAAACTATAATTGCACGTGTTGGTGAGGGTATTGTAACTACAGTTGGTTCAGTTTCTACGCATGAAGAGGTATTGGAAAATCCAGACCTAATATCTAAAACGGTGTTAGAGAAGGGTTTAGATGCGGGTACGGCTTTTGAAATATTATCTATAGATATTGCAGATGTTGATGTTGGAAGAAATGTTGGAGCAAAATTGCAGATGGATCAAGCCGAAGCGGATAAGCACATTGCTCAGGCAAAAGCAGAAGTTAGGAGAGCAATGGCAGTAGCACAAGAACAGGAAATGGTGGCTTCGGTACAAGAAATGAGAGCAAAGGTTGTGGAGGCAGAAGCCGAGATACCAAGGGCTATGGCAAAGGCATTAGTTGAAGGAAAAATGGGTGTCATGGATTATTATAACATGAGAAATATAATGGCAGATACTGATATGAGAGAATCGATATCTAATATTGGTAAAGCGGAAAAGTCAGAAATTTAA
- the tnpA gene encoding IS200/IS605 family transposase, protein MDKNSLAHTKWNCKYHIVFAPKYRRQVIYGKIKNDIGKILRKLCEQKGVEILEATACTDHIHMVVAIPPKYSVSSIMGYLKGKSSLMIFDRHANLKYKYGNRHFWCRGYYVDTVGRNEKAIREYVKNQLQEDIANDQISLLEYVDPFTGEQVKKGKK, encoded by the coding sequence ATGGATAAAAATAGTTTAGCACATACTAAATGGAATTGCAAATATCACATAGTATTTGCACCAAAATATAGAAGACAAGTGATATATGGAAAAATTAAAAATGATATAGGAAAAATTTTAAGGAAGTTGTGTGAACAAAAAGGAGTGGAAATATTAGAAGCGACGGCTTGTACTGATCATATACATATGGTGGTAGCTATACCGCCTAAATATAGTGTGTCAAGTATAATGGGATATTTAAAGGGGAAAAGTTCGCTAATGATATTTGATAGACATGCGAATCTAAAATATAAGTATGGAAATAGACACTTTTGGTGCAGAGGATATTATGTAGACACAGTAGGACGTAATGAAAAAGCGATTAGAGAATATGTAAAAAATCAACTACAAGAAGATATAGCAAATGATCAAATAAGTCTACTAGAATATGTAGACCCGTTTACGGGTGAGCAAGTAAAGAAAGGCAAAAAGTAA
- a CDS encoding NfeD family protein, with protein sequence MVIAELIQSIGLLSVVFFGIGFLLVIIEIFVPGFGVPGILGIIFLIAGVIVTAKTLVHALILILLILAILGVLTSLLLRSASKGRLSKKIVLSTSINKDEGYIGTSDMQFFLNKTGTALTILRPSGTVDFDGVKLDVVSEGDFIQRGTEVKVIRVEGRKIVVRQVKKPENII encoded by the coding sequence ATGGTCATAGCAGAATTGATTCAAAGCATAGGCCTATTATCTGTGGTATTCTTTGGAATAGGCTTTTTACTTGTAATCATAGAAATTTTTGTTCCAGGCTTTGGGGTTCCAGGTATACTAGGTATTATCTTTTTGATTGCGGGAGTTATAGTAACTGCTAAGACATTAGTACATGCATTAATACTGATACTATTAATTCTTGCCATATTGGGAGTTCTTACATCTCTGCTTTTAAGATCTGCTAGCAAAGGAAGACTCTCTAAAAAAATTGTATTGTCTACTTCAATTAATAAAGATGAAGGTTATATAGGCACAAGTGATATGCAATTCTTTTTAAATAAAACAGGTACTGCACTAACTATTTTAAGACCATCAGGCACAGTTGATTTTGATGGAGTAAAACTTGATGTGGTTTCAGAAGGTGATTTTATTCAAAGAGGCACAGAGGTTAAAGTTATCAGAGTTGAAGGAAGGAAAATAGTAGTAAGACAGGTTAAGAAACCTGAAAATATTATATAG
- the argF gene encoding ornithine carbamoyltransferase, producing the protein MAFNLKGKHFLTLRDFSTKEIEYLIDLSADLKKLKYAGIKPRNLEGKNIALIFEKPSTRTRCAFTVAAVDEGAHAEYLGKGDIQLGKKESVADTARVLGRMFDGIEFRGFKHETVEELAKYSGVPVWNGLTDKYHPTQILADFLTIKEHKGYLKGIKFAYVGDGRNNMANSLMIGGAKMGMDMRIVSPKELFPEEEIVNAAREIAKDTGATITITDSVDDGVKAVDVIYTDVWVSMGEEEHFEERIRLLKAYQVNMDMLKKADENVLFLHCLPAFHDLKTSVGEEIYQKYGLTAMEVTDEVFESRHSVVFDEAENRVHTIKAVMVATLGNQ; encoded by the coding sequence ATGGCATTCAACTTAAAAGGGAAACATTTCTTAACATTAAGGGATTTTTCAACAAAGGAAATAGAATATCTAATCGATTTATCTGCTGATCTAAAGAAACTAAAATACGCAGGAATAAAACCAAGAAATTTAGAAGGGAAAAATATTGCACTAATATTTGAGAAACCTTCTACTAGAACTAGATGTGCCTTTACTGTAGCTGCAGTAGATGAAGGAGCACATGCAGAGTATTTAGGAAAGGGAGATATTCAGTTAGGTAAAAAAGAGTCAGTTGCAGATACTGCAAGAGTTTTAGGAAGAATGTTTGATGGAATAGAGTTTAGAGGCTTCAAACATGAGACAGTAGAAGAATTAGCAAAATATTCAGGAGTACCTGTTTGGAATGGACTTACTGATAAATACCACCCTACACAAATTTTAGCAGATTTCTTAACCATAAAAGAGCATAAAGGGTATCTAAAAGGCATTAAATTTGCGTATGTTGGAGACGGAAGAAATAATATGGCAAATTCTCTTATGATAGGTGGAGCTAAAATGGGAATGGACATGAGGATAGTATCTCCAAAAGAGTTATTCCCAGAGGAAGAAATCGTAAATGCTGCTAGAGAAATTGCAAAAGATACAGGAGCAACAATAACTATTACAGATTCTGTTGATGATGGCGTAAAGGCTGTGGATGTAATCTATACAGACGTGTGGGTATCTATGGGTGAAGAGGAGCACTTTGAAGAAAGAATCAGGCTCTTAAAGGCATATCAGGTTAATATGGATATGCTAAAAAAAGCTGATGAAAATGTATTATTCTTACACTGTTTGCCAGCATTTCATGATTTAAAAACCTCCGTTGGTGAAGAAATATATCAGAAATATGGTCTGACAGCAATGGAAGTTACAGATGAGGTTTTTGAGAGTAGACATTCAGTAGTATTCGACGAAGCAGAAAACAGGGTACATACAATCAAAGCTGTAATGGTAGCTACTCTAGGAAATCAATAA
- a CDS encoding DNA internalization-related competence protein ComEC/Rec2, whose amino-acid sequence MKRLFLILVIPFIIGICISYNIDIHMNMALIYITFLILGLIASYVFGRGYALVLSILFIFLGVVITANSLKSNLTNFVDKELVLEGFIESRTISSEDKSTYVVKVNRVLYDNKLYKVEEKILLNYYDKQILDIRDEVRVKGTLVLPRENTNPGLFNYKLYLQTKNIHTILNSDSTFINTISQGQTSQVQALRLKFQRNISNILNRTLSEKNSKLMSSIILGDSSLLDDETGARFRELGLSHILAVSGLHIGIIYLFISKTLRFLGIDKRISIVTALIIIWGYAFLIGFPASVLRASVMFSLLSLSILVYRRYDSINTLSLAALLLLFIRPLWIFDVGYQLSFIATASIIMFTPRINWLLSIYSKRAARLLSSLIAVQIGLFPVLAYHFNSYAVLSLISNLVLIPIFSFSLILCFILILVSLVYINAALILGFLLNTILNFADMIIDMFYRLSFVNIYLPSLGIGYILLYYFLLLISLRIIKIDFFKPRINKLIFNYMAIVILIGFFIAFTYNETTLEFIDVGQGDSCLISTKDKVILVDTGGNTFGNFDVGERIVLPYLLKKGISRLDAVFISHFHEDHAEGLIPLIKNIKIDNIFIGYENDKSTLFKEIIYNANKYNIKVSTISEGDLIYVDDNNLLKVLNPSYNVSTENIDNENNLSLVFILESYGNNILFTGDIEQDTEHKIVNSIDLKGVDIIKVPHHGSRTSSTSELLNKIKPSYAAIQVGKNNFGHPNNEVMERYKQIGATIYRNDENGLITFKVGVDSIEIYTYIKDKPSFNDIIMKYRYNLLLLIIYMAISFYLCAIYVYCYYTPEEIQLKCYSCIYRI is encoded by the coding sequence ATGAAAAGACTGTTTTTAATCTTAGTTATTCCGTTTATTATAGGAATATGCATATCATACAATATAGATATACATATGAATATGGCGCTTATCTATATTACCTTTCTCATTCTCGGATTAATAGCTTCGTATGTTTTTGGCAGAGGCTATGCTTTAGTTTTGTCTATTTTATTCATTTTTCTTGGAGTGGTAATTACTGCAAATAGCTTAAAAAGTAATTTGACTAATTTTGTTGACAAAGAACTAGTATTAGAAGGATTTATAGAAAGCAGGACTATATCTAGTGAAGATAAAAGTACATATGTTGTAAAGGTAAATAGAGTTTTATATGATAATAAGCTTTATAAAGTAGAAGAAAAAATACTGCTCAATTATTATGATAAACAAATTCTAGACATTAGAGATGAAGTAAGAGTTAAAGGGACTCTTGTATTACCTAGAGAAAATACAAATCCAGGATTGTTTAACTATAAACTATACTTGCAGACAAAAAATATCCATACAATCTTAAATTCAGATAGCACATTTATAAATACTATATCTCAGGGTCAAACAAGTCAAGTACAAGCCTTAAGGTTAAAATTTCAGAGAAATATCAGCAATATTTTGAATAGAACGCTAAGTGAGAAAAACAGTAAACTTATGAGCTCAATAATATTAGGAGACAGTAGTCTCTTAGATGATGAAACTGGGGCAAGATTTAGAGAGTTAGGATTATCACATATATTAGCTGTATCGGGTTTACATATAGGAATAATATATTTATTTATATCTAAGACATTAAGATTCCTAGGCATAGATAAAAGAATTTCTATTGTTACCGCTCTAATAATAATCTGGGGCTATGCATTTTTAATTGGATTCCCGGCATCTGTATTAAGAGCCTCTGTAATGTTTAGCTTATTATCTCTATCTATCTTAGTTTATAGACGGTATGATTCCATAAATACATTGTCGCTTGCTGCTTTACTTTTATTATTTATTAGACCATTATGGATATTTGATGTAGGATATCAATTATCCTTCATTGCAACTGCCTCTATTATCATGTTTACTCCAAGGATTAACTGGCTCTTGTCAATATATAGTAAAAGGGCTGCAAGGCTTTTATCCTCATTAATTGCAGTACAAATAGGCTTATTTCCAGTTCTAGCATATCATTTTAACTCATATGCAGTGCTTTCTCTAATATCAAATCTTGTACTAATACCTATATTTTCTTTTTCCTTAATATTATGTTTTATACTAATCCTAGTATCTTTAGTATATATAAATGCAGCATTGATTCTAGGTTTCTTATTAAATACAATTTTAAACTTTGCAGACATGATAATAGATATGTTTTACAGGCTTTCTTTTGTTAACATATATTTGCCTTCTTTAGGGATTGGGTATATTCTTTTATACTATTTTCTATTGCTTATCAGTTTGAGGATTATAAAGATAGATTTCTTTAAGCCTAGGATTAATAAGCTTATCTTCAACTATATGGCGATTGTTATTTTAATAGGATTCTTTATTGCTTTTACATACAATGAAACAACATTAGAGTTCATAGATGTTGGACAAGGGGATAGCTGCTTAATATCTACCAAGGATAAAGTAATTCTTGTAGACACTGGAGGAAATACATTTGGAAATTTTGATGTGGGTGAAAGAATAGTACTTCCTTATTTGCTTAAGAAAGGCATAAGCAGATTGGATGCAGTATTTATAAGTCATTTTCATGAGGATCATGCCGAAGGTCTAATTCCATTAATTAAAAATATTAAAATAGATAATATTTTTATTGGATATGAAAATGATAAAAGTACTTTATTTAAAGAAATCATATATAATGCTAATAAATATAATATCAAAGTCAGTACAATATCGGAAGGTGATTTAATATATGTGGATGATAATAATTTGCTTAAGGTGCTAAATCCTTCTTATAATGTATCAACTGAAAATATTGACAATGAAAACAATCTTTCTCTTGTTTTTATTCTAGAATCTTATGGTAATAATATCCTTTTTACTGGTGATATTGAACAAGATACTGAACATAAAATAGTTAATAGTATTGATCTTAAAGGAGTAGACATTATAAAGGTTCCTCATCACGGAAGCCGCACTTCTTCGACTTCAGAGCTATTAAATAAAATAAAGCCATCATATGCAGCAATTCAAGTAGGTAAAAATAACTTTGGCCATCCAAATAATGAAGTGATGGAAAGATATAAGCAAATTGGTGCAACCATATATAGAAATGATGAAAATGGTTTAATAACTTTTAAGGTGGGTGTAGATAGCATAGAAATATATACATATATTAAGGACAAACCTTCATTTAATGATATAATAATGAAGTACAGATACAATTTATTATTATTGATTATTTATATGGCCATTTCCTTTTATTTATGTGCTATCTATGTTTATTGCTATTATACACCAGAGGAAATACAATTGAAATGCTATAGCTGTATTTATAGAATATAA
- a CDS encoding DUF4129 domain-containing protein, which produces MCTRLNNIFNIIIKGISETAIVSISGIIFIFLFAEVDSHILINRIMLLSLANYLCAYALYYYIFKGINLNNKKKYTFILIAIFISLVSSYITSMEFKVVTFIIYLIIWYKSIVSITDERDFQSAKKVFMVSLLFYLFIILILSLLNGENATIQNLKVFFSIYVGATLSYFATANLEKAYNKKNSNSLNKAKNIKIINLISNLLVLSFLVSTLTGFFGILEKIVFSNIANYFGIIIQKIIEIILYPIVILTTKLAELIFSRTDFSILEQLNKGNTPEDIEEIVNETLSPKSQAIIETVFSIAKWGIVILIIFIVSFYIIKAISNRALSKNEEDDEEEKEFILSSKDIERRMKKSLKKLANVVSALFSKSKSNSLELPRIRRIYIDTILTLKEKGYGFKKHYTPNEYLSTLVESKYINAGINDLTKFYNDCRYGGKEITEEEIEECIRIKSNIYEISKEK; this is translated from the coding sequence TTATGCTCCTATCCTTAGCAAACTATCTATGTGCCTATGCTTTATATTACTATATTTTTAAGGGAATTAATTTAAATAATAAAAAAAAGTACACTTTTATACTTATTGCCATATTTATATCTCTAGTCAGCAGTTACATTACATCAATGGAATTTAAGGTTGTTACTTTTATTATATACTTGATTATATGGTATAAAAGTATAGTGAGCATTACCGATGAGAGAGACTTTCAATCAGCAAAGAAAGTATTTATGGTAAGTCTATTGTTTTATTTGTTTATTATTTTGATATTAAGCTTACTGAATGGAGAAAATGCTACTATACAAAATTTAAAAGTTTTTTTCTCTATATATGTTGGAGCAACTCTGTCTTATTTTGCTACAGCTAATCTCGAAAAGGCCTACAATAAGAAAAATTCAAATTCTCTAAATAAGGCGAAAAATATTAAAATAATTAACCTAATTTCCAATCTGTTAGTCTTGTCATTTTTAGTGTCTACATTAACAGGCTTTTTTGGAATTTTAGAAAAGATAGTATTTAGTAATATAGCTAATTATTTTGGAATTATAATTCAAAAAATCATAGAAATTATACTTTATCCTATAGTCATTCTTACAACGAAGCTTGCAGAGTTAATATTCAGTAGAACTGATTTTTCTATTCTAGAGCAACTGAATAAAGGCAATACTCCTGAAGATATAGAAGAGATAGTCAATGAAACTTTATCTCCAAAATCTCAGGCTATTATAGAAACTGTGTTTAGCATTGCAAAATGGGGAATTGTTATTTTAATCATTTTCATAGTATCCTTTTATATTATAAAGGCTATAAGTAACAGAGCTTTATCAAAAAATGAGGAAGATGATGAAGAAGAAAAGGAATTTATTTTGTCATCAAAGGATATTGAAAGAAGAATGAAAAAATCTCTTAAAAAGCTAGCAAATGTTGTTTCTGCGTTGTTTTCAAAATCAAAATCTAACAGCTTAGAACTTCCTAGGATAAGGCGCATTTATATAGATACAATTTTAACCCTTAAAGAAAAAGGATATGGATTTAAAAAACATTACACCCCAAATGAGTATCTTTCAACTCTAGTGGAATCAAAATATATAAATGCTGGAATTAACGATTTAACTAAGTTTTATAATGATTGTAGATATGGTGGAAAGGAAATAACAGAAGAAGAAATTGAAGAATGCATAAGAATTAAAAGTAATATCTATGAAATCAGCAAAGAAAAATGA
- a CDS encoding ECF transporter S component encodes MEKFNVKRLTYGGLMTALVFATTAIIPQIPIPFTEGYIHTGDSMIFVTSILLGWKYGLFAGGVGSAMADLFLGYAHWAVPTLIIKGIMGAIVGLMAQDIKSNKVRTFRSIVGYIIGIGWVGLAIYFKITLSNISYNLQSSELASLLVEKLKLSGAEQLHTLINSVQLSLIIAIIIIPILMIALSIALRKKDKELFSMNSLMGMTLAGLWMVVGYYVAGGILKGNMIIPIFSVPANIIQFIGGVVIAFPIILALKKAKVTKKLSSRLT; translated from the coding sequence ATGGAAAAATTTAATGTGAAAAGACTTACCTATGGGGGATTGATGACTGCATTAGTATTTGCAACTACAGCTATAATTCCACAAATCCCAATACCATTTACAGAAGGATACATACACACTGGGGACAGCATGATATTTGTTACTTCAATATTATTAGGGTGGAAGTATGGTCTATTTGCAGGTGGTGTAGGTTCAGCCATGGCAGACTTGTTTTTAGGATATGCCCATTGGGCGGTTCCTACTTTAATAATAAAGGGAATCATGGGAGCCATTGTTGGCCTTATGGCACAGGATATAAAAAGCAATAAGGTCAGAACATTTAGAAGTATTGTTGGATATATCATTGGGATAGGATGGGTAGGTCTAGCTATATATTTTAAAATAACATTGTCTAATATATCATATAATCTTCAAAGCTCTGAATTAGCTAGTCTCCTTGTTGAAAAACTTAAGTTAAGTGGAGCTGAGCAATTGCATACATTGATAAATAGCGTTCAATTATCGCTGATAATTGCCATTATAATCATTCCAATATTAATGATTGCATTATCTATTGCCCTTAGAAAAAAAGATAAGGAATTATTCAGTATGAATAGCTTGATGGGAATGACACTAGCAGGTCTTTGGATGGTAGTTGGTTATTATGTGGCAGGCGGTATATTAAAAGGCAATATGATAATCCCTATATTTAGTGTTCCTGCTAATATAATTCAATTTATTGGTGGAGTAGTCATTGCCTTTCCAATCATATTAGCATTAAAAAAAGCAAAGGTAACTAAAAAACTAAGCTCTAGGTTAACCTAG
- the arcA gene encoding arginine deiminase, with protein MLNVYSEIGKLEAVLLHRPGKELENLVPDYLERLLFDDIPFLDLARREHDNFAEILRGNGVEVLYLEELATESIDNPDVRNDFIEKFLDEGNVVGLGTREVLKDYFERFSNKELIDKLMAGVRKDEIPKLINKSLMDLTDSNYPFVLDPMPNLYFTRDPFATIGHGITLNHMKTNVRNRETIFAKYIFENHPRFKNPNLHIWFNRKEAFSLEGGDILVLSPKVIAIGISARTDAAAIERFSERILYSDESFETILAFDIPKKRAFMHLDTVFTMVDHGKFTIHPEAEDNLTIYSITKSNRFHGELYIEKEELPLEQTLQKYLEVDEVALIRCAGGNAIDAAREQWNDGSNTLAIAPGEVIVYARNYVTNRLLEDNGIKTHVMSCSELSRGRGGPRCMSMPLIRGSL; from the coding sequence ATGCTTAATGTGTATTCGGAAATTGGAAAGTTAGAAGCTGTTTTATTACATCGTCCAGGTAAAGAGCTTGAGAATCTTGTTCCAGATTATCTTGAGAGGTTATTATTTGATGACATTCCTTTTTTAGACTTAGCTAGAAGAGAGCATGATAATTTTGCAGAAATATTACGTGGAAATGGTGTAGAAGTATTATATCTTGAAGAACTTGCTACTGAATCTATAGATAATCCTGACGTAAGAAATGACTTTATAGAAAAGTTTTTAGATGAGGGAAATGTAGTAGGCTTAGGAACAAGAGAAGTCCTTAAAGATTATTTTGAAAGATTTAGCAACAAGGAGTTAATAGATAAACTCATGGCGGGGGTTAGAAAAGATGAAATTCCAAAATTAATTAATAAATCCTTAATGGATTTAACTGACAGTAATTATCCTTTCGTATTGGATCCAATGCCAAACCTTTATTTTACTCGAGATCCCTTTGCAACCATAGGTCATGGAATAACGCTTAACCATATGAAAACAAATGTTAGAAATAGGGAAACTATTTTTGCTAAATACATTTTTGAAAATCATCCTAGATTTAAAAATCCAAACCTACATATATGGTTTAATAGAAAAGAAGCTTTTTCGCTTGAAGGAGGGGATATCCTGGTATTGAGCCCTAAAGTCATAGCAATAGGTATTTCTGCTAGAACGGATGCAGCAGCAATAGAAAGGTTTTCTGAAAGAATTTTATATTCAGATGAAAGCTTCGAAACAATTCTTGCATTTGACATTCCAAAGAAAAGAGCTTTTATGCATCTTGATACTGTATTTACTATGGTTGATCACGGTAAATTTACTATCCATCCTGAAGCTGAAGATAATCTAACCATTTATTCAATTACAAAAAGCAATAGATTCCATGGCGAACTTTATATTGAAAAAGAAGAGCTGCCATTAGAACAAACACTACAAAAATATCTGGAGGTTGACGAAGTTGCCTTAATTCGTTGTGCTGGCGGTAATGCTATAGATGCGGCACGAGAACAATGGAATGATGGTTCCAATACTTTAGCCATAGCACCAGGAGAAGTGATAGTATATGCTAGGAATTATGTGACTAACAGGCTTCTAGAGGACAATGGGATAAAGACTCATGTAATGTCCTGCTCAGAGCTTTCAAGAGGTCGAGGTGGTCCAAGATGTATGAGTATGCCTTTAATTAGAGGAAGTTTATAA